The Haloarcula sp. H-GB4 genome segment TTCTGTCCGTCGCCGTCCACGTCCGCCACCGCGGTGTCGTGATACTTCTCGAAGTCGTCGGTTATGAGCCGACGCGTCCACTGTTCTCTCGGATCGTTCGGTATCTCGAACCACCACAGTTTGTGCTGGTGGATGTTCTGGCCGGCAACCATGTCCGGTCGGCCGTTCCCCGTGATGTCGCCGAGCGAGCCGCCGACAGAGAGTTCCGGTGCACTGGCAACGTCATGGCGCTCCCAGCCGGGGTTTTCATACCAGAACACGTTCGTCTGGAGCCAGCGGGCCAGTGGCCCCATGCCGAACACGGACAGCAAGTCGACTGACTTGTCGACGAGTGGGAACTGGACCTCGTGCTCGTCGCCGAGCGCCCCGACAACGACGTCCGGTCGACCATTTCCCGTGAGGTCGGTCGTGAGACAGAAGCTCATCGTACTCGCCGGCGGCGACGCTTCGATGCGCTCGTGGTGTAGGTTCATGTCCCAGCCCTTCGGGTACATCGGTATTGTTATAGCCGGGCTAACACCGGCTGACAGCGGTCACAGTCTCGAACTATGCCCGGCAACGGAACCCAGCGTGTAAGAGTAGGCAACAGCCAACCGACGTAAGTCAGACCTTCCGGCCCAGTTTTGCGGTCACTGTTCGTGATTCATAGTACAAGGATTCAAAACCGATAGACAGGCCACACTCACTATGCTCGCAATCGCTGGCGGCAAGGGTGGCTGTGGCAAAACGACCATCGCCCTCGGGCTCGGTCAGGTACTGGGGACGCCCACCAAGCGGTCGTTGGTCGTAGACACCGATCGCGATATGCCGAACCTCCACCGTCGCGCTGGGGTCACTCCGACACCCGGAATCGCTGATATCACAACCTCGGCTGAGCCGACCACAGTTGCCCAGCCCGCCATGACCGTCGAAAACGTCGAGGTGCTTCCCTGTCAGAGCGCAACCGAAGCCGCTGTTGACAATGCCATCGACAGCCTGTCCCGGCGTGCTTGCCCTGTAGTACTCGACTGTCCGGCCGGCGCTGGCCCGGACGCCGCGCGGCCGCTACGGGCGGCTGACAGGACAGTACTCGTGAGTGCACCAACCCGCCAGAGCCTCACCGACACAGCCAAGACCGCGGCGATGGCCCGTGCGCTTGATGCACCGCCGGCGCTCACGGTCCTTGTTGGCAGTGACGGGTCCGTGGACCCATCGGACCTGCTGTCCTGCTCAGAAACAATTCACGTGCCGTCGGTGTCGAAGCCACTGGAATCGGACCGGGCGGCAGCAAAATACGTCGAGATGGCGAACGTTCTCGCCAAGCGGAATACTTAATCTCGTGGGAAAATAATCTCTCGGTGGTATGGCCAACCGGTTGCGAACGGGGATCGATGTCCTCGACAGAAAACTCGATGGTGGCATCCCTGCAGGGAGCATCGTCGTGCTCTCTGCCCAGCCGGCTAGCCAGGCGGAACTGTTCCTCTACGAACTTACCGCCACGCGCGGGACGCTGTGGCTGTCGCTCGACCGGACCGCCGAATCAGTCATTGCGAGCATTGAGCAGACGCCGGCTAACACCGGGGACCCGACGGTACGGCACATTTCCGGTGAGGCGCCCCTCGACAACGCCGGCAAGCTCGTCTCGGCGCTGCCGGAGACATCGAACCTCATCGTCGACCCACTCGACGTGCTGGAAGCTCAGGAGCCACACTCGCGCTTTCGCGCGTTCATGAACGACTTGCAGAACCACATCGTCAACACTGGGAGCCTCGCTATTGTCCACTGTCTCGATGGCCGTGACGTGCCACCGCTCCGGGATACGACCGAGCACTTCGCTGACGTGGTGTTCCAGCTCAACACCACAACGAACGGTGATGAGGTCGAAAACCGGCTCGCGATTCCGAAGTTCCGCGGCGGGCGCGCCCCCACCGACATCATCAAGCTCAATCTCGTCGAAGAGGTCAGCATCGATACGAGCCGCGACATCGCCTGAGTCTATTCGCCGCCGGGCCGTGGCTCTCTGTCCGTCGAGCCGAACTCAGTGCCGACGAGTATCAACAAGAATAGTCCGAGACCAACGCCGACGCCTGCTGCCAATCCTGCGCCGGTGCTTCCAGTCAGCACGACCGTGCCGACGCCAAACGCAATTCCCGGCGGGAGCGCGAGCAGTGACGGGTACACCAACGACACTCGCATGCGTAGTGATGACGTGTCGTGCGTATAACGGTTCTCCCGTATTGGCCGTCAGAAAGTGGCAGTCGCTAGCGCCTAGAACGGTAAAACCGCCCGCTACCGCTCGATACCGCAACCCCATTCGCTGTCGCTCAGCACCGTAGAACCGCTCGCGTGCTCGCTGTGCAGTTACTCTTCGGCGCCTTCGATCTCTTCGACGATCTCTTCGGCGTCAACGTCGGCATCTTCCAGCGCATCTTCGATGTCAGCGCCGCCGGCACCGCCCATGCCGCCCATCATGCCGGGCATGCCCATGCCGCCGCCACCGATCTCTTCCTGCACGATGATGCGGTCAATATCGAGTAGCTGCGTGAGCTGCTGGGCGATCTGCTGCTTGCCCATCATCCACTGCTGGTTCATCGTCAACTGCGGCGTCGCCTCGATGTAGAGCGTTTCCTTCTCGACTTCGACGGTTTCGTATTCGGGCTCGGACTCTTCGTCTTCGTCGTCCTCGCTCTCGACGACCTGTTCTTCTTCGACGGTGTCGGTCTCGAACCACACGTCGAGCTCCATGTCGAGCATCATCTGGATGATGCCCTGTGCCTTCTCCTCGCGGTCCGTGACCTCTTCGAGGACTTCGTAGTCGTACTCGACGTCCTCTCCGGCCAGCGGGTGGTTGAAGTCCACTCGCGCGCGGCCGCCAATGATGGTCTCGACGTGGCCGTGTTCGCCCTCAAGGTCGACGTGTGCGCCAGGGTAGCGGTCGTCCTCAGGGATCTTGTCTTTCGAGACCGTCCGGACCTCTTCCTCGTCGTACTCGCCGAAGGCGTCGGCAGCCGCGACGGTCACGTCGCCCTCGTCGCCGACCTCCTTGCCGTAGATGTCCTGCTCAACATCCGGGAAGATGTGGTTCTCGCCCAGCACGATGGTGCGCGGGCCGAACTCCTGCTGTTCGGTGTCGATACCGTCGTCTTCGGCGACTTCTTCGTCGGTCGTGTCGACAAGCTGGCCGCCGTCGACGGTGCGGGCGGTGTAGGCGAGCTTGACGACATCGCCTTTCTGAAGTCCCTCCGCCTGTTCTTCTTCGTCTGCGGTCTCCTCGTCTACGTCAGTCTCAGACTCGTTGCTCATACCCTGTTCGTCAGTCGTGGCACTCTTAAGGACAACGTTTCCCGGTCAGCAGCGATCGAAAGACTTCCGAAGTGACCAGCTAGTACTCGCTCTCTGCCAGCAGTCGGTCAAACTTCTCTCGGTCGATATTCCGTCCCGAAATGGGGAGAACGACTGTCTCGCCCCGTAGTTCGTCACCAGCCTGAAGCGCTGCGGCGACAGCGGTCGCACAGGCCCCTTCCATGACGATGCGGTCTGTCTCGAACAGGCGTGCCACGGCGTCGGTAATGGCGTCTTCGGATACGAGCCGGAAATCGGCAAGTCCCGACTGCAGGATTTCGGTCGGGAGCGCGAACGGAACCCGGGTTGCGACGCCCTCGGCAATGGTGTCGACGCTGTCGAGAGCCTCCAGCGTCTCGTCCTGCCAAGCGTGGTACACCGCGGGCGCGCCAGCGGCCTGCACGCCGACGACAGCGGCGTCGGTCATCGCCCCGAGCGTGACGCAGTACCCGGCTGCGGCGGTACCGCCACCGACAGGACAGAACACGCGGTCAACGTCGGGTCGTTCATCGAGGATTTCGAGGCCTGCTGTGCCGACGCCGGCGAGCAACTTCGGTTCGTTACCCGAGTGGACGTAGCGCGCCGCACGCTGGGTCGCCAAGTCCTCGATGTGTTCGCGGGCCTCGTCGTAGTCTTCCCCGTACTGGATAACTTCTGCACCGAGTTGCTCCAACGCATCGACCTTTCCTGCATTGGCTTCTTCGGGGACACCGATGGTGACTGGTATGCCGAACTCGCGGCCAGCCCACGCGATAGACTGCCCGTGGTTCCCCGTGCTCGCAGCGAGCAGTCCAGCGTCGTGGAACTCCTCGTCAAGGGACGCAACGAGGTTCACGCCGCCACGGACTTTGAACGCGCCAGTCGGGAGCGTGTCCTCGCGCTTGAGCAAGACATCTGCGTCGAGGGCTTCTGAGAGGGCTTCGCTGCGGACCAAGGGTGTCTCTGGAAGATGCTGTCGGATGCGTTGCCGGGCGCGCGCGACCGTTGCAACTGTCGGCGGTGTCAGGTCGTGATACGGAAAGAGGGTCGTCTCATCCGGGGAGTCGATCGGTTCGTAGCGACCGGCCATACTACTACCCGGGAGAGCGGACACAGTAAAGGGCGCGGTCGACGGGAGCGTTTTTCAGCAGCCCGGCCCAGCCCCACAGTATGTACGAAGTCGAGGTGAAAGTGCCAGCGGATATCGAGGCTGTCGCGGAGCGACTCGACGAACTCGGATCCGAGCAGGTCGATACGGTGATACAGACGGACACGTACTACGATGCGCCCCACCGGGATTTCGCTGAGACAGACGAGGCGTTCCGGGTTCGCCGTGAAACCAGAAAAGGAGTAACGAACGCGAAAGTCACCTACAAGGGGCCACTCCTCGAAGCAGAGTCGAAGAGCCGAGAAGAGTTCGAAACGGGCGTCGAGGACGGCGACGAAATCAGCACTATCGTCCAGCACCTCGGCTTCGAGCCCGCGGCGACAGTCCGGAAGAACCGCCGAGTCTACGAAGTTCGAGAGTACGACGTCACGCTCGACGCTGTCGACGATGTCGGCGAGTTCGTCGAAGTCGAGCGCGAAACCAACGGCGATATCGAACCCGTCCGAGAAGAAGCCTACGAGGTGCTTCAGGACCTCGGTCTGAACCCCAACGACCAGCAGCGGACCTCCTATCTCGGCATGCTACTTAGCGATGCGAACGAGTAATCATTCCGTTATTATCTGTTCCCGTAAGTTATAGAACCCGGCCAGACGAAGTCGAGGCAATGACCGAGCGGAACATCCACGTCCAACCTGCGAGCGGGCTTGCCGTAGAAGATCAGGACATCGAAGTCGTAGAGCGCAAGGGTATCGGCCATCCAGACTCCATCTGTGACGGCATCGCGGAGACAGTGTCGCGTGCGCTGGCACAGACGTACATTGACCGGTTCGGTACAGTCTTGCACTATAACACAGACGAGACACAGCTTGTCGCCGGCACTGCCGCCCCCGCGTACGGCGGCGGCGAAGTGCTTGAGCCGATCTACATCCTGGTCGTCGGCCGAGCGACAAAGAAGTTCGACGGCGAACGCATCCCGGCTGAAAGTATCGCCCTCCGGGCCGCACGCGACTACCTCGACGAGCAATTCCCCCACCTCGATCTCGGCTCCGATGTCATCGTCGACGTTCAGTTCGGCGAAGGGTCGGGCGACCTCCAGACCGTGTTCGGCGAGGAAGCAGCAATTCCGATGGCGAACGATACCAGCTACGGCGTCGGCCACGCTCCGCTAACCGAAACTGAACAGATCGTCCGCAACACCGAACAGCGATTGACCGGCGAATACGCAGAGTCCAACCCAGTCGTCGGCCAAGACGTGAAGGTGATGGGCAAACGCGAAGGCGACCACATCGACGTGACCGTGGCCGTTGCGATGGTTGATGAACACGTTCCGGACCTCGATGCGTACAAAACCGCAGTTTCGGACGTTCAGGCGTTCGTCACCGATCTCGCCGAGGAGTACACTGACCGGGACGTAACGGTCCACGTCAACACGGCCGACGACTACGACGCCGAGTCCATCTATCTCACCACCACCGGGACCAGTGCCGAGCAAGGCGATGACGGCTCTGTCGGGCGCGGGAATCGCGCGAACGGCCTTATTACCCCGAACCGCCCGATGAGCATGGAAGCAACATCGGGGAAGAACCCCGTCAACCACATCGGGAAGATCTACAATCTCCTCTCGACAGCTATCGCACAGTCCGTCGCAAATGAGGTCGACGGCATCCGACAGGTCCAGATGCGTCTGCTCTCACAGATCGGGTCACCGATTGACGAGCCCCACGTCGC includes the following:
- a CDS encoding methionine adenosyltransferase: MTERNIHVQPASGLAVEDQDIEVVERKGIGHPDSICDGIAETVSRALAQTYIDRFGTVLHYNTDETQLVAGTAAPAYGGGEVLEPIYILVVGRATKKFDGERIPAESIALRAARDYLDEQFPHLDLGSDVIVDVQFGEGSGDLQTVFGEEAAIPMANDTSYGVGHAPLTETEQIVRNTEQRLTGEYAESNPVVGQDVKVMGKREGDHIDVTVAVAMVDEHVPDLDAYKTAVSDVQAFVTDLAEEYTDRDVTVHVNTADDYDAESIYLTTTGTSAEQGDDGSVGRGNRANGLITPNRPMSMEATSGKNPVNHIGKIYNLLSTAIAQSVANEVDGIRQVQMRLLSQIGSPIDEPHVADATVITEDGIAVGDVESDIQATIDDELADVTDITRQVIEGDLSTF
- a CDS encoding AAA family ATPase; translation: MLAIAGGKGGCGKTTIALGLGQVLGTPTKRSLVVDTDRDMPNLHRRAGVTPTPGIADITTSAEPTTVAQPAMTVENVEVLPCQSATEAAVDNAIDSLSRRACPVVLDCPAGAGPDAARPLRAADRTVLVSAPTRQSLTDTAKTAAMARALDAPPALTVLVGSDGSVDPSDLLSCSETIHVPSVSKPLESDRAAAKYVEMANVLAKRNT
- a CDS encoding peptidylprolyl isomerase, translating into MSNESETDVDEETADEEEQAEGLQKGDVVKLAYTARTVDGGQLVDTTDEEVAEDDGIDTEQQEFGPRTIVLGENHIFPDVEQDIYGKEVGDEGDVTVAAADAFGEYDEEEVRTVSKDKIPEDDRYPGAHVDLEGEHGHVETIIGGRARVDFNHPLAGEDVEYDYEVLEEVTDREEKAQGIIQMMLDMELDVWFETDTVEEEQVVESEDDEDEESEPEYETVEVEKETLYIEATPQLTMNQQWMMGKQQIAQQLTQLLDIDRIIVQEEIGGGGMGMPGMMGGMGGAGGADIEDALEDADVDAEEIVEEIEGAEE
- a CDS encoding threonine/serine dehydratase; its protein translation is MAGRYEPIDSPDETTLFPYHDLTPPTVATVARARQRIRQHLPETPLVRSEALSEALDADVLLKREDTLPTGAFKVRGGVNLVASLDEEFHDAGLLAASTGNHGQSIAWAGREFGIPVTIGVPEEANAGKVDALEQLGAEVIQYGEDYDEAREHIEDLATQRAARYVHSGNEPKLLAGVGTAGLEILDERPDVDRVFCPVGGGTAAAGYCVTLGAMTDAAVVGVQAAGAPAVYHAWQDETLEALDSVDTIAEGVATRVPFALPTEILQSGLADFRLVSEDAITDAVARLFETDRIVMEGACATAVAAALQAGDELRGETVVLPISGRNIDREKFDRLLAESEY
- the cyaB gene encoding class IV adenylate cyclase, translating into MYEVEVKVPADIEAVAERLDELGSEQVDTVIQTDTYYDAPHRDFAETDEAFRVRRETRKGVTNAKVTYKGPLLEAESKSREEFETGVEDGDEISTIVQHLGFEPAATVRKNRRVYEVREYDVTLDAVDDVGEFVEVERETNGDIEPVREEAYEVLQDLGLNPNDQQRTSYLGMLLSDANE